A section of the Metasolibacillus fluoroglycofenilyticus genome encodes:
- the yabP gene encoding sporulation protein YabP — protein MTLHQESNRYTIPSGEHLVTIRNRKRMDMTSIKAIERFDQEEFFIHTSQGHLLIRGEELRIVHLDVDKGLLTLEGNVKLMQYDEEDGAAKGFIHKLFG, from the coding sequence ATGACATTGCATCAAGAAAGTAATCGTTATACAATTCCGTCGGGTGAGCATTTAGTGACAATTCGCAACCGCAAGCGAATGGACATGACATCAATTAAAGCAATTGAGCGTTTTGATCAGGAGGAATTTTTCATTCACACATCTCAAGGACATTTGCTAATTCGAGGTGAGGAGCTACGCATTGTGCATTTAGATGTGGACAAGGGGCTACTTACATTAGAGGGCAATGTGAAGCTCATGCAGTACGATGAGGAAGACGGTGCGGCAAAGGGCTTTATTCATAAATTGTTCGGATGA
- a CDS encoding FtsB family cell division protein → MARRDYQEPSPNRVRALDNDYVRSSEIQASNKPSKQQIVRRRRRLVAFFVIASVVIFGLASMLMKQYERLDAKEQKKAEVLVELEQIQEVQDMLKLQIAKLEDDEYIAKLARKEYFMSEEGEIIFTIPKKKQSNEQQEDDDE, encoded by the coding sequence ATGGCAAGGCGAGATTACCAAGAACCATCACCTAACAGAGTAAGAGCGTTAGATAATGATTATGTTCGTTCTAGTGAAATTCAGGCGAGCAATAAACCTTCAAAGCAGCAGATTGTTCGCCGTCGTCGCAGGCTGGTAGCATTCTTTGTTATAGCAAGTGTAGTCATTTTTGGACTAGCTAGCATGCTAATGAAGCAGTATGAGCGCCTTGATGCGAAGGAGCAGAAAAAGGCAGAGGTTTTAGTGGAGCTAGAGCAAATACAAGAAGTGCAGGATATGTTAAAGCTGCAAATTGCAAAGCTTGAGGATGATGAATATATTGCGAAGTTGGCACGTAAAGAATATTTTATGTCTGAGGAAGGCGAGATTATTTTTACAATTCCCAAAAAGAAACAATCGAATGAACAACAAGAAGATGATGATGAGTAA
- the hslO gene encoding Hsp33 family molecular chaperone HslO, protein MKDYLVRAIGFNGQVRAFAVRTTETIGEAQRRHSTWPTASAALGRSMTAAVMMGAMLKGDDKLTVKIEGDGPIGPIIIDSDANGNVRGYVTNGQVHFDLNEQGKLDVRRAVGTEGALTIVKDLGLRDMFSGQTPIVSGEIAEDFTYYFATSEQVPSSVGLGVLVNPDNTILAAGGFILQLMPGCEEETIDAIEAQLASIEPVSKMIEKGYTPEQILETVLGEKGDISILSEAPVQFKCQCSKERFGAAIIGLGAKEIQEMIAEDGKAEAQCHFCLETYNFSQDELEGFIDEINA, encoded by the coding sequence ATGAAAGATTATTTAGTAAGAGCGATAGGCTTTAATGGACAGGTGCGTGCCTTTGCGGTTCGTACGACAGAAACAATTGGAGAAGCACAGCGTCGTCATAGCACATGGCCAACAGCTTCGGCGGCACTTGGACGTTCGATGACAGCAGCAGTTATGATGGGAGCTATGCTGAAGGGCGATGACAAGCTAACGGTAAAAATTGAGGGAGATGGACCAATCGGACCAATCATTATCGATTCGGATGCGAATGGTAATGTGCGTGGCTATGTCACAAATGGACAAGTACATTTTGATTTAAACGAGCAAGGAAAATTAGATGTGCGACGCGCTGTTGGTACAGAAGGAGCATTGACGATTGTAAAGGATTTAGGTTTACGTGATATGTTCTCAGGTCAAACGCCAATTGTATCTGGTGAAATCGCAGAGGACTTTACTTACTATTTTGCGACAAGTGAGCAGGTGCCCTCGTCTGTAGGACTTGGAGTACTTGTCAATCCAGATAATACAATTTTAGCTGCGGGCGGCTTTATTTTGCAATTAATGCCGGGTTGTGAGGAAGAAACAATTGATGCGATTGAAGCGCAGTTGGCGTCAATTGAGCCTGTATCAAAAATGATTGAAAAAGGCTATACACCGGAGCAGATTTTAGAGACAGTGCTAGGGGAAAAGGGCGATATTTCAATTTTAAGTGAGGCGCCTGTACAATTTAAGTGTCAATGTTCAAAAGAGCGTTTTGGTGCGGCAATTATCGGTTTAGGTGCGAAAGAAATTCAAGAGATGATTGCTGAAGATGGAAAAGCGGAAGCACAATGTCATTTTTGCTTAGAAACATATAATTTTAGCCAGGATGAATTGGAAGGCTTCATTGATGAAATCAACGCGTAA
- a CDS encoding type III pantothenate kinase — protein sequence MILVMDAGNTNIIFGIYNNHQLLHNWRIVTERSKTEDEYAMQLKAFFSHESISFEQIEGIIISSVVPPIMFALQRMCEKYFRIKPLIVGPGVKTGLNIKYENPREVGADRIVNAVAALVEYGIGRPIIIVDFGTANTYCYLNEKGDYMGGAIAPGIAISTEALYTRASKLPRIEIARPSQIVGKNTVAAMQAGIVYGFIGQVEGIVSRMKQQSVKEPLVIATGGFAELIANETQLIDIVDPFLTLKGLYILYQRN from the coding sequence ATGATTTTAGTAATGGATGCGGGCAATACGAATATTATTTTTGGCATATATAATAATCATCAGCTTCTGCATAATTGGCGTATTGTAACGGAGCGCAGTAAGACGGAAGATGAATATGCGATGCAGTTGAAAGCCTTTTTTTCTCATGAGAGCATTTCATTTGAACAAATTGAAGGAATTATTATATCCTCAGTTGTGCCACCAATTATGTTTGCTTTGCAGCGGATGTGTGAAAAATATTTTCGCATTAAGCCGCTGATTGTTGGACCGGGCGTTAAAACAGGATTAAATATTAAATATGAAAATCCCCGTGAGGTTGGAGCGGACCGCATTGTCAACGCCGTAGCGGCCTTAGTGGAGTATGGCATAGGTCGTCCAATAATTATTGTTGATTTTGGGACTGCTAATACCTATTGCTATTTAAACGAAAAAGGTGACTATATGGGTGGGGCGATTGCGCCGGGAATTGCGATTTCGACAGAGGCGCTGTATACGCGCGCTTCTAAGCTACCGCGCATTGAAATTGCACGACCTTCACAAATCGTTGGCAAAAATACGGTTGCCGCAATGCAGGCAGGAATTGTTTATGGCTTTATTGGTCAAGTGGAGGGCATTGTCAGCCGTATGAAGCAGCAGAGTGTTAAAGAGCCGTTAGTGATTGCAACCGGGGGCTTTGCCGAACTAATTGCAAATGAGACGCAATTGATTGATATTGTAGACCCATTTTTAACATTAAAGGGGCTTTATATTTTATATCAACGAAATTAA
- a CDS encoding sodium:potassium antiporter: MTQQFTYLTLLCSFSMLLIVGGVLLTKLPLIVQTLMISVGLISGIFCFISLIRMLIKQEKK, encoded by the coding sequence ATGACCCAACAATTTACATACCTAACATTGCTCTGCTCTTTTAGTATGCTGCTCATTGTAGGTGGTGTACTCTTAACAAAATTACCCCTCATCGTGCAAACACTTATGATTAGTGTCGGTCTTATTTCTGGAATTTTTTGCTTCATTTCGCTCATTCGCATGCTAATAAAGCAAGAGAAAAAATAA
- a CDS encoding S1 domain-containing RNA-binding protein — MSIEVGSKLQGKVTGITNFGAFVELPDGKTGLVHISEVADNYVKDINELLKVGDEVEVKVMNVEADGKIGLSIRKAKPQPERPERPQRPRRDNRSNERNDRQPKETFEQKMARFLKDSDERLATLKRATESKRGGRGARRS, encoded by the coding sequence ATGTCAATTGAAGTAGGCAGCAAATTACAAGGTAAGGTAACAGGCATCACAAATTTTGGAGCATTCGTTGAGCTGCCAGATGGCAAAACGGGTTTAGTACACATTAGTGAAGTGGCAGACAACTATGTGAAAGACATCAACGAACTTCTAAAAGTAGGGGATGAAGTTGAAGTCAAAGTGATGAATGTTGAAGCTGACGGTAAGATCGGTCTTTCAATCCGCAAAGCGAAGCCTCAACCAGAGCGACCAGAACGTCCTCAACGTCCACGTCGTGATAATCGATCAAATGAGCGAAATGATCGTCAACCGAAAGAGACTTTCGAGCAAAAAATGGCACGTTTCTTAAAAGATAGCGATGAGCGTCTTGCAACATTAAAGCGTGCAACAGAATCAAAACGCGGTGGCCGTGGAGCTAGACGAAGTTAG
- the tilS gene encoding tRNA lysidine(34) synthetase TilS, with amino-acid sequence MDSFEIKVMHNIRKQQLVVAGDRLLIACSGGVDSMGLLYFFRAMCAQLEIEIVVAHVDHMLRAEASAADREFVEAFCVEENIRVHSTAIPIADILEKEGGNLQTTCRSERYRFLAQIMRQEKCTKLVTAHHADDQLETMLMALAKGATINGLQGMMASRSFADGELIRPFLAVTKAEISSYLQSQNGVYREDASNAKDDYTRNRFRQRIIPLLVEENNHIAVHAVQLASQLQQDDAYLMELAKGAYARVVKENTAEIYTIDVHAFQRESPALQRRLILILLNYIYNDSSTLFSQSLLSSIYALFETTSGSATIHLPKHYMMQRAYDTVTVYPHKVFEVREAKALALNKWLDYGHIRLFVGTYTGQHDGECYYFQSKAVNFPLHIRTRREGDRIQLANMMQGKRLSRLFIDCKIPLAKRDSWPLLVDAEDEVLAVLGVRVNNKFSKQRRGEDDCVLIVRSAR; translated from the coding sequence GTGGATTCATTCGAAATAAAGGTGATGCATAATATTCGAAAGCAGCAATTAGTAGTAGCAGGAGACCGTCTTCTCATCGCTTGCTCTGGTGGCGTTGACTCGATGGGCTTACTGTATTTTTTCCGAGCGATGTGTGCGCAGCTAGAAATAGAAATTGTCGTAGCGCATGTTGACCATATGCTAAGGGCGGAAGCATCGGCAGCAGACCGAGAATTTGTTGAGGCGTTTTGTGTAGAAGAAAATATTAGGGTACATAGTACGGCGATTCCAATAGCCGATATTCTTGAAAAGGAAGGTGGCAATTTGCAGACGACTTGTCGCAGTGAGCGTTATCGTTTTTTAGCGCAAATTATGCGGCAGGAAAAGTGCACGAAGCTTGTTACAGCACATCATGCAGACGATCAGCTCGAGACGATGCTGATGGCTCTCGCAAAAGGCGCGACGATTAACGGCTTACAAGGAATGATGGCAAGTCGTTCATTTGCAGATGGTGAGCTTATTCGTCCCTTTTTAGCAGTAACGAAGGCAGAAATTTCTAGTTATTTGCAAAGTCAGAATGGAGTATATCGTGAGGATGCAAGTAACGCGAAGGATGATTATACAAGAAATCGCTTCCGTCAGCGTATTATTCCTTTATTAGTTGAGGAGAATAATCATATAGCCGTACATGCTGTTCAATTAGCTAGCCAGCTACAGCAGGATGATGCATACTTAATGGAGTTAGCAAAAGGAGCATATGCACGAGTAGTTAAGGAAAATACGGCAGAAATTTATACGATTGATGTTCATGCTTTTCAAAGAGAATCACCTGCTTTACAAAGAAGGCTCATTTTAATACTATTAAACTATATTTATAACGATTCAAGTACACTTTTTAGTCAATCATTATTATCATCTATCTACGCCTTATTTGAAACTACAAGTGGTAGTGCGACAATCCATTTACCGAAACATTACATGATGCAACGCGCATATGATACTGTGACTGTTTATCCACATAAAGTATTCGAGGTGCGTGAAGCGAAAGCATTAGCGTTAAATAAATGGCTCGATTATGGGCATATCCGGCTATTTGTAGGGACTTATACGGGGCAGCACGATGGCGAATGCTACTATTTTCAGTCAAAAGCAGTAAACTTCCCATTACATATTCGTACAAGACGAGAGGGCGACCGTATACAGCTTGCTAATATGATGCAAGGAAAACGGTTATCAAGGTTATTTATTGACTGTAAAATCCCTTTAGCGAAACGCGATAGCTGGCCGTTGTTAGTCGATGCAGAGGATGAGGTATTAGCTGTACTCGGTGTGCGTGTAAATAACAAATTTTCCAAGCAGCGACGCGGGGAGGATGATTGTGTTCTCATCGTGCGTAGCGCTCGTTAA
- the yabQ gene encoding spore cortex biosynthesis protein YabQ, giving the protein MTISAQLMSAVIMLASGLFVGCVIDSTRAVLGGLSGRQWIRQCAVVLELMVWVALGFCTFYFLYVTKGGQWRAVDPLFQLVGIFAYDKLFRRFFRFVGRVFVLLFIRPIYWIIYIIGRFFLMCWHVCKSIVLFILTPFTKLYKVTIGNRFKK; this is encoded by the coding sequence ATGACGATTTCAGCACAGCTAATGAGTGCTGTCATCATGTTGGCAAGTGGACTATTTGTCGGCTGTGTTATTGACAGTACTCGAGCCGTATTGGGAGGGCTATCTGGGCGACAATGGATTCGTCAGTGCGCTGTAGTGCTAGAGCTTATGGTATGGGTTGCTCTCGGATTTTGTACATTTTACTTTTTATATGTGACAAAGGGAGGGCAGTGGCGCGCGGTTGATCCACTATTTCAGCTAGTTGGTATTTTTGCGTATGATAAATTATTCAGACGCTTTTTCCGATTTGTCGGTCGTGTATTTGTATTGCTCTTTATTCGTCCAATTTATTGGATTATTTATATTATCGGGCGCTTTTTCCTAATGTGTTGGCATGTGTGTAAGTCTATAGTCTTATTCATACTTACACCTTTCACGAAACTGTACAAAGTAACAATTGGAAACCGCTTTAAAAAATAG
- the ftsH gene encoding ATP-dependent zinc metalloprotease FtsH produces the protein MNRIFRYTIFYLLIFLVIVGIFGTVNGSNSAVEELDYKKFFAELESGNVDSVMIQPAKGVLSVVGEYKKANDDEASKKFTLNILQNDEQAKERIFNLEEDYGIKVEHAPETSGWVSFFTGIIPFIIIIILFFFLLSQSQGGGNKVMNFGKSKAKLYDQDKKKVRFNDVAGADEEKAELVEVVDFLKDHRKFTEIGARIPKGILLVGPPGTGKTLLARAVAGEAGVPFFSISGSDFVEMFVGVGASRVRDLFENAKKNAPCIIFIDEIDAVGRQRGAGLGGGHDEREQTLNQLLVEMDGFGANEGIIIIAATNRPDILDKALLRPGRFDRQITVGHPDVKGREAILKVHARNKPLADSVDLGAVAQRTPGFSGADLENLLNEAALVAARKSKKSINMADIDEASDRVIAGPAKASRVYSAKEKKLVAFHEAGHVVVGLELDEADTVHKVTIVPRGQAGGYAIMLPKEERFFTTRQELLDRIAGLLGGRVAEEIVLGEVSTGAHNDFQKVTSIARAMVTEYGMSDNLGAVQYGSSQGGNVFLGRDFNSDQNYSDKIAYEIDKEIQNIVDAQYERTKRILTEKRELLDLIANTLMEKETLNAQEIEHLRDFGKLPEVVEEIVNEVPSEVVTEAQPTIEKAGSATVNEEVVSEQTPPTTEDLPGEHKPLGKLSNEQPHKPLGKTVQSDEEHKQ, from the coding sequence ATGAATCGAATATTTCGATATACCATATTTTATTTATTAATTTTTCTCGTAATAGTCGGGATTTTTGGCACTGTCAATGGCAGCAACTCTGCTGTTGAGGAGCTAGATTACAAAAAGTTTTTTGCGGAGCTGGAGTCTGGTAATGTTGATTCAGTGATGATACAGCCAGCAAAGGGCGTACTCTCAGTTGTTGGGGAATATAAAAAAGCTAACGATGATGAGGCAAGCAAAAAATTCACGCTGAATATTTTACAAAATGATGAGCAGGCAAAGGAGCGCATTTTTAATCTTGAAGAGGACTACGGTATCAAGGTTGAGCATGCGCCAGAAACAAGTGGATGGGTAAGCTTCTTTACAGGTATTATTCCATTCATCATCATTATCATTTTATTCTTCTTCTTGTTGAGTCAATCACAAGGTGGCGGTAATAAAGTGATGAACTTCGGTAAATCAAAGGCTAAGCTATATGATCAAGATAAGAAAAAGGTTCGCTTCAACGATGTAGCTGGTGCCGATGAAGAAAAGGCAGAGCTTGTCGAAGTAGTAGACTTTTTAAAGGATCATCGTAAATTTACTGAAATTGGCGCGCGTATTCCGAAGGGGATTTTACTTGTGGGTCCTCCGGGTACGGGTAAAACTTTACTTGCACGTGCAGTTGCTGGTGAGGCTGGTGTCCCATTCTTCTCGATTTCAGGTTCTGATTTCGTAGAAATGTTTGTTGGTGTTGGGGCATCGCGTGTACGTGATTTATTTGAAAATGCGAAGAAAAATGCGCCATGTATCATTTTCATTGACGAGATTGATGCAGTAGGTCGTCAACGTGGTGCGGGTCTTGGCGGTGGTCACGATGAGCGTGAGCAAACGTTGAACCAATTATTGGTAGAAATGGACGGCTTCGGAGCGAATGAAGGAATTATCATTATTGCTGCAACGAACCGACCAGATATTTTAGATAAGGCGTTATTACGTCCAGGTCGTTTTGACCGTCAAATTACAGTAGGGCATCCTGATGTAAAAGGGCGTGAGGCGATTTTAAAAGTGCATGCACGCAATAAGCCACTAGCGGATAGTGTGGATTTAGGAGCGGTAGCACAACGCACGCCAGGTTTCTCAGGTGCAGACCTTGAAAATCTGCTAAACGAAGCAGCACTTGTAGCAGCTCGTAAAAGCAAAAAATCAATTAATATGGCAGATATTGACGAAGCGTCTGACCGCGTTATTGCGGGTCCAGCGAAAGCAAGTCGCGTTTACTCGGCAAAAGAGAAAAAGCTTGTTGCATTCCATGAAGCTGGGCACGTAGTTGTAGGGCTAGAGCTTGATGAAGCAGATACAGTGCATAAGGTAACGATTGTTCCTCGTGGGCAAGCGGGTGGCTATGCTATTATGTTACCAAAGGAAGAACGTTTCTTTACAACACGTCAAGAGCTGCTTGACCGTATCGCTGGTTTACTAGGCGGGCGTGTTGCAGAGGAAATCGTACTTGGCGAAGTGTCAACAGGCGCACATAACGACTTCCAAAAAGTAACGAGCATCGCACGTGCAATGGTAACTGAGTACGGAATGAGCGACAATCTTGGAGCAGTTCAATACGGTTCAAGCCAAGGGGGCAATGTTTTCCTAGGGCGTGATTTCAACTCGGACCAAAATTACTCTGATAAAATTGCTTATGAAATTGACAAAGAAATTCAAAATATTGTTGATGCTCAGTATGAGCGTACAAAACGCATTTTAACAGAAAAGCGTGAGCTATTAGATTTGATTGCTAACACATTAATGGAAAAAGAAACATTAAATGCACAGGAAATCGAGCATTTACGTGACTTTGGTAAATTGCCAGAAGTAGTTGAAGAGATTGTAAATGAAGTGCCTTCTGAAGTAGTAACAGAAGCACAGCCGACAATCGAAAAAGCTGGTTCTGCAACGGTTAATGAAGAGGTTGTAAGTGAGCAAACACCACCAACAACAGAAGATTTACCTGGGGAACATAAGCCTTTAGGTAAGCTATCTAACGAACAACCACACAAGCCTCTAGGCAAAACTGTACAATCAGACGAAGAACACAAGCAATAA
- the hpt gene encoding hypoxanthine phosphoribosyltransferase, giving the protein MIQNDIEKIMISEEQIQERIRELGAQLTAEYDHKFPLAVGVLKGAMPFMTDLMKRFDSYVEVDFMDVSSYGNATVSSGEVKILKDLNTSVEGRDVIIIEDIIDSGLTLSYLVELFKYRKAKSIKIVTLLDKPSGRKVDLKADIVGFEVPDGFVVGYGLDYAEKYRNLPYIGILKREVYSF; this is encoded by the coding sequence ATGATTCAAAACGATATTGAAAAAATTATGATTTCGGAGGAGCAGATTCAAGAACGCATTCGAGAGTTAGGCGCACAGCTAACAGCTGAATACGACCATAAATTCCCGCTTGCTGTCGGTGTTTTAAAAGGTGCAATGCCTTTTATGACAGACTTAATGAAGCGTTTCGACTCTTATGTTGAAGTGGACTTTATGGATGTATCGAGCTACGGCAATGCCACTGTTTCTTCTGGCGAGGTAAAAATTTTAAAGGACTTAAACACAAGTGTGGAAGGTCGCGATGTTATTATTATCGAGGATATTATCGATAGTGGCTTAACACTTAGCTACCTTGTCGAGCTATTTAAGTATCGCAAAGCTAAATCAATTAAGATTGTAACGCTATTAGATAAACCTTCAGGGCGCAAGGTGGATTTAAAAGCAGATATCGTAGGCTTTGAAGTTCCAGATGGTTTTGTAGTAGGATATGGATTAGATTACGCAGAAAAATATCGTAACTTACCGTACATTGGCATTTTGAAAAGAGAAGTGTATTCATTCTAA
- a CDS encoding EAL domain-containing protein, with translation MGFSISIDDLGTGYSSFAYLQNLPVHQIKIDRQFIRNISINQNSADIVQTIVQLGKTIDLQVVAEGVETQEEWNILKQFGCDSIQGFYFSRPLPANEINKLFEKTATACKLHLPIGGSL, from the coding sequence ATGGGCTTTTCTATCTCAATCGATGACCTCGGAACAGGTTATTCATCATTTGCCTACTTGCAAAACCTCCCTGTCCATCAAATTAAAATTGACCGTCAGTTTATACGCAATATAAGCATCAATCAAAACAGTGCAGATATCGTCCAAACAATCGTTCAACTAGGAAAAACAATTGATTTACAGGTCGTGGCAGAAGGTGTTGAAACACAAGAAGAATGGAATATATTAAAACAATTCGGCTGTGATAGTATACAAGGCTTTTATTTTAGCAGGCCTTTACCAGCAAATGAAATTAACAAGCTTTTTGAAAAAACAGCAACAGCTTGTAAACTTCACTTACCAATTGG
- a CDS encoding EAL domain-containing protein — protein sequence MIFQLKKWQIEGKAHLTVSINLSPIHFLSTTLPDFLLNCTKTAGIAPQSLILEITENVTIEDRDAAKIEW from the coding sequence TTGATTTTTCAATTAAAAAAATGGCAGATTGAAGGCAAAGCGCATTTAACGGTATCGATTAATTTATCACCCATTCATTTTTTGAGTACGACTTTACCCGATTTTTTATTGAATTGCACTAAAACAGCCGGTATCGCCCCACAAAGCTTAATACTAGAAATTACTGAAAATGTAACAATTGAAGACCGTGATGCTGCTAAAATCGAATGGTAG
- a CDS encoding SpoIIE family protein phosphatase — MTRVEMLETPSMWQGMKGYAKNKKTIYSLQATFFIIAYFLAQAVFFDATLPFLLPFWAIVRLRYDNMRTAVIIGGLLGSLSFGLGQAVILCLQLIVFELLCRFKYYKMPASLAIGLSILLIQLPWQSVSYGGVPPFLVLLYVGYEVVLAVLMTLFIQLFFVRPHQFWQTNWSYERIGAGFVIAAALLGGMQSVVIYSLSLTIFMLHLIICIAARVAGIQVATMTATILGTLLGVASLSFTGMLALYAVTGVVAGSCKQLGRLGVALGSIIPSALFFFYDATLPLDLVYFFSIVVAATLFLLLPQSLFTTLHDLFYPERDEVLLKRQTWMTEHATENLMQFQHFVDFMKELVFDRFTADYVEKKKIEPLATCMSCFRYDRCWADAEMSQTIESWCVAKAASKPAEVVRTEEQVKQKCVKSTKLLEELELQLYQEQMNGQFYHGKKMIALQLRDLSRHLQRLMQEIKEEALSFQSVEEELMTAFKQAYVPCFQIDVLQSKPGERIVVCSLTPKNSNQYDMLQLCERLIVPIFYDVWQEPLYVEHYEMRQEPFRHMQVRFRSAVRYELAHDSYSQAKELVNGSGDSHAIFPIHAGLTAVMLSDGMGQNKEAQRESRKLIRMMRECLLYNMNPETAMHTLHYVMSLKREIDMYATIDFALIDLQGGTLWSWKAGSMSTYIIRGQTVMKIDGTSAPVGFMPQFSVETQKMKLRADDVIFMVSDGLFSSELNWDEQESYFLELIKQRIAEKMPIDVLLYDVMAHYKGRYDIEDDCTLIGLTLQHIIPQWATVKAN; from the coding sequence ATGACACGAGTGGAAATGCTAGAAACACCTTCTATGTGGCAGGGGATGAAGGGGTATGCAAAAAATAAAAAAACTATCTATAGTTTGCAAGCTACCTTTTTCATTATTGCTTATTTTTTAGCACAAGCAGTATTTTTTGATGCGACACTACCTTTTTTATTGCCATTTTGGGCAATTGTGCGACTGCGCTATGACAATATGCGGACAGCTGTTATTATTGGTGGCTTGTTAGGTTCCTTATCGTTTGGATTAGGACAGGCAGTGATTTTATGTTTGCAGCTCATCGTCTTTGAGCTGTTATGTCGCTTCAAATATTATAAGATGCCAGCTTCTTTGGCGATTGGCTTATCCATTTTACTTATCCAATTGCCATGGCAAAGCGTGTCATATGGGGGAGTGCCACCATTTTTAGTGCTCTTATACGTTGGCTATGAGGTAGTATTAGCTGTGTTAATGACATTATTTATTCAGCTTTTCTTCGTGCGTCCACACCAATTTTGGCAGACGAATTGGTCCTATGAGCGCATTGGGGCTGGTTTTGTCATTGCGGCCGCCTTGCTTGGCGGGATGCAGTCTGTTGTTATCTATTCTTTGTCTTTAACGATTTTTATGCTACATCTCATTATTTGCATTGCAGCTAGAGTGGCAGGTATCCAAGTAGCAACGATGACCGCTACGATTTTAGGAACGTTGCTAGGTGTTGCAAGCCTATCCTTTACGGGAATGCTTGCTTTGTATGCAGTGACAGGTGTTGTTGCGGGAAGCTGTAAGCAACTAGGACGGCTAGGTGTTGCACTAGGTAGCATAATACCTAGTGCGCTATTCTTTTTTTATGATGCGACATTACCGCTTGATCTCGTCTATTTCTTCTCCATTGTCGTAGCAGCAACTTTATTTTTGCTACTTCCACAATCATTATTTACAACATTGCATGATTTGTTTTACCCAGAGCGAGATGAGGTGCTATTAAAAAGACAGACGTGGATGACAGAGCATGCGACAGAAAATTTAATGCAATTTCAGCATTTTGTTGACTTTATGAAGGAGCTTGTATTCGATCGGTTTACTGCGGATTATGTGGAAAAGAAAAAAATTGAGCCATTGGCTACATGTATGAGCTGCTTTCGCTATGATCGCTGCTGGGCTGATGCAGAAATGAGTCAGACGATTGAGAGCTGGTGTGTGGCGAAAGCGGCTTCGAAGCCAGCCGAGGTTGTGCGTACAGAGGAGCAGGTGAAACAAAAATGTGTGAAGTCAACTAAATTGCTAGAGGAGCTGGAATTGCAGCTCTATCAGGAGCAAATGAATGGGCAATTTTATCATGGGAAAAAAATGATTGCATTGCAGTTGCGTGATTTGAGTCGCCATCTGCAGCGACTTATGCAGGAAATTAAAGAAGAAGCACTATCCTTTCAGTCTGTGGAGGAGGAGCTAATGACTGCGTTCAAGCAAGCTTATGTGCCTTGCTTTCAAATAGATGTGTTACAAAGTAAACCTGGCGAGCGTATCGTTGTGTGCTCACTGACACCGAAAAACAGTAATCAATATGATATGCTACAGCTTTGTGAGCGGCTTATTGTGCCGATTTTTTATGATGTTTGGCAGGAGCCTCTTTACGTAGAGCATTATGAAATGAGGCAAGAACCATTCCGTCATATGCAGGTGCGTTTTCGTTCAGCTGTCCGCTATGAACTAGCGCATGATAGCTATAGTCAAGCGAAGGAGCTAGTAAATGGCTCAGGAGATTCACATGCTATTTTTCCGATACATGCTGGGCTGACAGCGGTTATGCTTTCAGATGGAATGGGACAAAATAAAGAAGCGCAGCGTGAGAGTAGAAAGCTGATTCGCATGATGCGCGAATGCTTATTGTATAATATGAATCCAGAAACAGCGATGCATACGTTACACTATGTTATGTCGTTAAAGCGTGAGATAGACATGTATGCAACGATTGATTTTGCGCTAATTGATTTACAAGGTGGCACACTTTGGTCATGGAAGGCTGGTAGCATGTCGACATATATAATTCGTGGTCAAACGGTTATGAAAATTGATGGGACAAGTGCACCTGTAGGCTTTATGCCACAGTTTTCTGTAGAAACACAAAAAATGAAGCTGAGAGCAGATGATGTTATTTTTATGGTGTCGGACGGTTTATTTTCAAGCGAATTGAATTGGGACGAGCAGGAGTCTTATTTTTTGGAGTTGATAAAGCAAAGAATTGCCGAAAAAATGCCGATTGATGTGTTATTGTATGATGTAATGGCGCATTATAAAGGGCGTTATGATATTGAGGATGATTGTACATTGATTGGTCTGACATTGCAGCATATTATTCCACAATGGGCAACTGTAAAGGCGAATTAG